A section of the Macadamia integrifolia cultivar HAES 741 chromosome 9, SCU_Mint_v3, whole genome shotgun sequence genome encodes:
- the LOC122089102 gene encoding uncharacterized protein LOC122089102 → MVEEMAPLRSTGLIDPGWEHGVAQDERKKKVKCNYCGKVVSGGIYRLKQHLARISGEVTYCKKAPEEVCQKMKEALEGSRCFKKQRQSEDEEQASLDFHSNDDDDEEEEHVSYKSKGKEVMGDKNLVISLAPLRSLGYVDPGWEHGVAQDERKKKVKCNYCEKIVSGGINRFKQHLARIPGEVAYCKKAPEEVYLKMKENMKWHRTGRRQRRPGAKEIAAFYMHSDNEDEEEELEQDLLHDRSKEKLVMGDKSLGKDTRKRLLGRSPGDGTSGNNPPLKRSRFDSVILKSPKSQTLSSYKQVKAKTLSDKKTRKEVISAICKFFYHAAIPLSAASSPYFQKMLELVGQYGEGLKGPSSRLISGRFLQDEITPIKEYLVEFKTSWSITGCAIMADSWKDVLGRVLINFLVSCPRGVYFVSSIDATDIVEDASNLFNLLDKVVEEIGEENVVQVITENTASYKAAGKMLEEKRRNLFWTPCAAYCIDRMLEDFVKIKWVGECMDKGKKVTKFIYNRTWLLNLMKKEFTEGRDLLRPAVTRFATSFATLQSLLDSRICLKRMFQSNKWLSSRFAKLDEGKEVEKIVLNSTFWKKMQFVRKSVEPIVQVLQKVDSDEGLSMPSIYNDMHRAKLAVKAIHGDDVRKYGPFWTVVDNHWNSLFHHPLYVAAYFLNPSYRYRPDFLAHPEVIRGLNECIVRLEPDSGKRISASMQISDFVSAKADFGTELAISTRAEIDPGAWWQQHGINCLELQRIAIRILSQTCSSFGCEHNWSIYDQIHSKRRNRLAQKRLNDLIYVHYNLRLKERQLRRKTDDGIPLDNVLVENLLDDWIVETEKQALQEDEEILYNEMEQAEADENEVNENEDANDETRKEALEMGPLVELVEPLEAHPANIVAATDDDDNDNDDLEFLDDDLSE, encoded by the exons ATGGTTGAAGAGATGGCCCCGCTGCGCTCCACGGGATTAATTGACCCTGGATGGGAGCATGGCGTTGCTCAAGatgagaggaaaaagaaagtcAAATGCAATTATTGTGGGAAAGTTGTTAGTGGTGGAATATACAGATTAAAGCAACATTTAGCTAGAATTTCTGGGGAAGTTACATATTGCAAGAAGGCTCCGGAGGAAGTATGCCAGAAAATGAAGGAAGCTTTGGAGGGAAGTCggtgtttcaagaaacaaaggCAATCTGAAGATGAAGAACAGGCATCTTTGGATTTTCACTCAAACGATGATGATGACGAGGAGGAAGAGCATGTTAGTTATAAAAGCAAAGGTAAAGAAGTGATGGGTGATAAGAATTTGGTAATCAGTTTGGCTCCCCTTCGGTCATTAGGATATGTTGACCCAGGTTGGGAACATGGTGTTGCTCAAGATGAGAGgaaaaagaaggtaaaatgcaattattgtgaaaaaatagTTAGTGGAGGTATAAATCGTTTTAAGCAACATCTTGCCAGGATTCCAGGGGAAGTTGCATATTGTAAAAAGGCTCCAGAGGAAGTGTATctaaaaatgaaggaaaacatgAAATGGCACCGAACTGGCAGGAGACAGCGGCGACCTGGAGCTAAAGAGATTGCAGCATTCTACATGCACTCAGATAATGAGGATGAAGAGGAGGAGCTGGAGCAGGATCTTCTACATGACAGAAGTAAGGAGAAGTTAGTGATGGGGGATAAAAGTTTGGGCAAAGATACAAGGAAAAGACTCCTGGGGAGGTCCCCTGGTGATGGTACCAGTGGTAACAACCCACCGCTAAAGAGATCAAGATTCGATTCTGTCATTTTGAAGTCACCAAAAAGTCAGACTCTGTCATCCTACAAACAGGTGAAGGCAAAAACACTGTCAGATAAAAAAACTCGTAAGGAAGTGATATCTGCGATCTGCAAGTTCTTTTATCACGCAGCAATTCCTTTGAGTGCAGCAAGCTCCCCATACTTCCAAAAGATGCTGGAGTTGGTTGGTCAATATGGTGAAGGATTGAAAGGCCCTTCTAGCCGATTGATTTCTGGTCGATTTCTTCAGGATGAGATTACACCAATCAAAGAATATCTTGTGGAATTTAAAACATCATGGTCAATTACTGGCTGTGCTATAATGGCAGATAGTTGGAAAGATGTACTGGGAAGGGTGTTGATCAATTTTTTGGTTTCATGTCCACGTGGTGTGTACTTTGTTTCTTCCATTGATGCAACAGATATAGTGGAAGATGCGTCCAACCTTTTTAACTTGTTGGACAAAgtggttgaagagattggtgagGAAAATGTGGTGCAG GTAATTACTGAGAACACTGCCAGTTACAAGGCTGCTGGGAAGATGTtggaggagaagaggaggaatTTATTCTGGACACCATGTGCTGCCTATTGTATTGATCGGATGCTTGAAGATTTTGTAAAGATAAAGTGGGTAGGAGAGTGCATGGACAAAGGCAAAAAAGTTACGAAGTTCATATACAACCGAACTTGGTTATTAAATCTTATGAAAAAGGAATTTACAGAAGGTCGGGATCTTCTCCGGCCTGCAGTTACAAGGTTTGCTACAAGTTTTGCTACTCTACAGAGCTTGTTGGACAGTAGGATATGTCTTAAAAGGATGTTCCAATCAAACAAATGGCTTTCATCTCGGTTCGCCAAATTGGATGAGGGAAAGGAAGTTGAGAAAATTGTATTAAATTCTACATTTTGGAAGAAGATGCAATTTGTCAGAAAATCTGTGGAGCCAATTGTTCAAGTCCTTCAAAAGGTTGATAGTGATGAAGGCCTGTCCATGCCATCCATTTATAATGACATGCATAGAGCTAAGCTAGCAGTGAAAGCTATTCATGGTGATGATGTGCGAAAATACGGCCCATTCTGGACTGTCGTAGATAACCATTGGAACTCGTTgtttcatcatcctctatatgtGGCAGCCTACTTCCTCAATCCATCGTACCGTTATCGTCCTGATTTTTTAGCG CATCCTGAGGTTATTCGTGGACTAAATGAATGTATTGTTCGACTAGAGCCAGACAGCGGAAAGAGGATTTCTGCATCCATGCAG ATTTCTGATTTTGTTTCCGCTAAAGCTGATTTTGGAACTGAATTGGCCATAAGTACAAGGGCAGAGATTGACCCAG GTGCTTGGTGGCAACAACATGGGATAAATTGCTTGGAACTACAACGAATTGCTATTCGCATATTAAGTCAAACATGCTCCTCTTTTGGGTGTGAACATAATTGGAGTATTTATGATCAGATCCATAGCAAGAGGCGCAATCGCCTGGCTCAGAAAAGATTGAATGACCTTATTTATGTACATTATAACTTGCGTCTTAAGGAACGCCAATTGAGAAGAAAAACTGATGATGGGATCCCCCTTGACAATGTCCTGGTAGAAAACCTACTAGATGACTGGATTGTAGAGACAGAGAAACAAGCACTACAGGAAGACGAG GAGATTCTCTATAATGAGATGGAGCAAGCAGAGGCAGATGAAAATGAGGTAAATGAGAATGAAGATGCAAATGACGAGACAAGAAAGGAAGCTTTGGAGATGGGGCCGTTGGTCGAATTGGTTGAACCTTTGGAGGCTCACCCTGCAAATATAGTTGCTGctactgatgatgatgataatgataatgatgatctTGAATTTCTTGACGATGATTTGAGTGAATAA